The DNA region AGTCTTTGGGGAAAGTAAATTTGGCATTGGGTCTCAACGGACTAGAAGTTTGCCAAATGGAGAAAGGGATTCATTCTGGGTAAAGAGAAAGAGTATTCAGCGCTCAGCTGTTTCCTGACCCCAAGAGAGGGTCCTCAGATCCAAAGAGACTGACTTCCACTTCCAAATACCGGGGAGCAGAAAGGCAGCATGGACGACCCTCCTCAGAGCCACAGCCATGGTGGTCTACTTTTATTCCAAAGGAGAAAGCCAGATTCTTAAACTGAGCAGGGACCTAAGCTTCCTGACACACAAATTGATAGGGCTCCAAGCTTGAATTTCCTGTGTCTGTCAACCGTGGATTTCCAAGGCACATCTGTGAAAAACCACAATGTGCTGACGACTGAGTCTAACAAgtaaaattcaaccaagtaaatccGCTTTGTCTGATGCTGTTTTTTACTTGAAGCAAAAACTCACCCCCAAGTTCCCAAACTGCTACTCCTGGGACTGGATAAATGAGCCCCTCACATAATGAGGCCCCCAGGTGCCTACTGTCTGCATCCTCCCAGCCTCGGGGGGTGCTCTTGGGATATCTTCAGGGCATGAGCCCCGGGAGCCCCACTGGCCGCTCCTGGGAGGGCATCTTCTCCGGCTGTGAAGGCTTCACACACAAGTGCCATCAGTGATACCCACAACACGCCAGCCACCCCCATTCCCGCGAGTGTGCATCCGCCGCTGCTCAGCCTCCGCCTGTGACGGGCCCTCCCTCCCTGTCACCCTGCTCGTCCCTGCACCTGCTCACTGGGGCCGCCTCCAGCCCGGCGCTCCTGGTGTGACTCAGCACTAGGCAGACAGATGTAAGTACtcttcagaagagaaaatgaaaaggggCTTATTGCCCATGGGATGGCTTTAACTTATCGTACTTTAATAGCTCTTATCACCATCTCCGTAAGTAAGGTTGTGCTCACTCTTCTTTCCCTTGACTTCCGTGGAAGCATTACAGGCTCCCGAGGGTGGAGGATGCTAGCCAGGTCATAGCAGCCATCCCACTGCCTCATGACAGACAGACACCAGCCAGCTCAGAGGTCACTCTAGCCCAGGGGTCCTCAGGAGAAACCCTACTTGGTATTTGGAACAGGACAATTCTTCCTCAGGTGGGACGGTCATATAGATGGCAGGACACTAAGTGTCATTAGTGGTTGGTGGCACCTGTGTTCATCATTAGGCCACTCAGGAGCTGTGACCCAGGAGTCATGCCTCCCTATGGCTGGACCGCTGCCTAGATTCTGCCCAGAGGCCTCACAGAAGATCAGTGTCTTCAGCCACATATTTTGGTGTCAAATGATTTTCTCTCTTCAGAGATATCTTCCGTTGCAGCTTTACTCTTAGTGTTTTTTAGTGTAAATGATTAACAGCTGGTAGCCAACGTCTTCTaagtaaatttttataaacttgGAGGTCTCCATGCCTAACCTTCATCACTGATGTGGTTTACTTTATGTGAATAGTCTTTCTGAATATGCATAAGCAAATCAGAATATAATTTAAGTACCCTACAGGAACTTACTGCCTAACGggacaaaaatgtgaaatattacaTAAATAGGACTGAGCCCCATCCTTCAACACAATGATGTATCTTTAGTCTAACTCTGTTCTTCATATTCAGGGTCTGCTTTAGCTTTAGATGAGAGGCATGAATTTGCTGCATCTTCCCTGGCACAACTGTTTACCTCTGCAGAGAAGCTGTATGCCTACTAAGTTGTATCAGCTATAAATTTGCCTCTGAGTTTAGGGAAGTCGGAGCTGAAGCAGAGTTTACCATGGAACATGAGCCAGTGCTGCAAACCGTCAGCAGCCTTCCATCAGTGGGCAGAGGATGGTGGTCAGTTAAAACCTGCCTTTTCCTCCTTGAAAACATGATGAACCTTTCTGAGTCTGCTTTGCTTCTACTTCCTAAAGGATCAGCAAAGGTATGACTCATCATcttgaaaggggaaaaagaagtctCCAGTCAATCCTTAAATTGTTTTCAATTCTCTAGTTTATCCATGATCCTGAGCTGGTAAGATAGGCAGATGCGGGAGGTATAAAGTTGCAGGGCGTTTAATCAAGGACAGGGCAGCCCTGGTGGGGAGACGATCTTCCACGTACATGTGAGAACATCAGAGCACAACAGGCGTTGATGTACCGATGCCTGCCTCCGTCCTTGAGGGACAGGGAAAGATTTaaataagaggagaaaaggaggaagggcattccagatGTCAAGGAGGAAGAGTAGGGTGAAGTGGGAATGTATGTAGTTATGCTGTGGgaatatgaccaaaaaaaaaataaggaatctgGGATGCGTACGAAATTGTGATAGATGGCCACAgagtaaaagtattttaaataaacccAGAGATAAACTTTAATGCACTGGGAAATGTATCCCCAGGTTTACAGCTGAGAACTAATTTCAATCAATTTGAGTAATGTGCTTCAACAGCCTTACTGAAATTATGCACCTTCTGTTCTTCCACATTTCAGATTTAGTAGCCACtcaatggagagagagaactgtACTCTTATCACGGAGTTTTTTCTCCAGGGTTTCTCCAGCTTCCGTGAGCACCAGCTCACTCTTTTTGCCATGTTCCTGGTGCTGTACGCCTTCACCCTGGCAGGCAACGTCATCATCGTGACCATTATCCGAACTGATCGTCACCTCCACAcgcccatgtacttcttcctaaGCATGCTGTCCACTTCAGAGACTGTGTACACACTGGTCATTCTCCCAAGGATGCTCTCCAGTCTCGTGGGTATGAACCGATCCATCTCATGGGCAGGCTGTGCCACACAGATGTTCTTTTTTGTAACCTTTGGCATCACTAACTGCTTCCTGCTCACGGCAATGGGCTacgaccgctatgtggccatctgcaACCCCCTGAGATACTCAGTTATTATGAACAAGAGAGAGTGTGTCCAGCTGGTGTGGGGTGCCTGCAGCATTGGGCTGATTGTAGCTATGACGCAAGTGACATCTGTGTTCAGGTTACCTTTCTGTGCCACAAAGGTGGCCCACTTCTTCTGTGACATCCGACCTGTGATGAAGCTCTCCTGCAACGACACCACAGTCAATGAGATCCTGACTGTGATCATCAGTGTGCTGGTGCTCGTTGTTCCCATGGGACTGGTCTTCATCTCCTATGTCCTCATCATCTCCACCATCCTCAAGATCCCCTCTGCCCAGGGCCGGAAGAAGGCCTTCACCACCTGCGCCTCCCACCTCACGGTGGTCATTGTCTACTATGGCTGTGCCTCCATTGCCTACCTCAAGCCCAAGTCCGAAGATACCAGGGATCAGGATCAGCTGATCTCAGTGACCTACACCGTCATCACCCCCCTGCTGAACCCTGTGGTGTACACCCTGAGGAACAAGGAGGTCAAGGATGCTTTGCTCCAGGCCACTGGCAGGAAGCTTTCCTGACAAGATGGGAAACATTCTCCTGAGGCTCTTAGCATCTGCTCTCACCAGGATTAGGAGTAGAGCCATGTGCCCTTGACTCCCAAAGACCTGCCCCACAAGGAGGCAAAAGAACAGCAACAGCATCCAACTGTGAGTCTGAAAACTTTAAAGCCCCTGAACAAAGCATTAGCCCTGGTTTTGTGGGTAAATAGACAAACTAGGACAGGAATTGCCTGGAGAACAGGTCAGGAGATAGTGTGGGCCCAGGATTTTTCACTGACTTTTTGGTTTCTAATGAAGACAACAGAGTGGAAAAAGCAGAATCCACAGTAAGCATTTTTCCTTACAATTCCTTCCTACTTAAGAACAATTCCCTACAATTCCTTCCTACTTAAGAACATGAGGATTTCTCAAACTGGACCCTATTAGAATCTGTTCATACATGATATGTCAAGTAATAAGTGACCGTAAGGATAGGGAGAGTGGCCTCTGGATGGTATAGCAAGGGAAAATAGATTTCCTCCCTTGGCTGCTTTAATTTATCCTAGTTTCTAGCAAAACAGCTTATTAAAGATGGTGATTGACTATAGACAGTTTAATTAGAGATCCTTGCAATTCCAGATCTTGTCAGTCTTAAGGGCACATTCAAAGATCCTCCTGGGTCAGTTCAGCTGTTGTTAATTCAGACAGCATAATGGGTAATAGCAATGAAGGGGCTGTGTCCTGCATTCTGGGGAAGACTGATGGAAAAAACCCTACTGGCCTGGCTTCAAGAAGCTCAAACTCTAATGgcagaaacaaacatttaaaagtatGGTTCCAACTTTTTTGTAATAGGTTGTATTATACAAAAGATGGCAGGAGGATGGGAGGACGGGAAGGAGAGAACGTGTTGGAGATGTCAGGGAAGTCTCGGAGATGGGGACCTGCAACGTGAACTGGCTTTAGAACCTTTGTAAGAGTGCCTGATGAGCAATTTGTTGGAGAAAAAGAATCCCAAAGAGAACAATATATTCACAGGACCAGAAGGGTAGGCTGGGGTCAGATTGTGAGGGTTTTGTGCACCAAACTAAGAAATTTTagctttaacttttaaaaacaatggaaaTCACCCAAGATTCAGGAAAACTAGGATTCAGTATAGGAGGCATCTGTGTGAATCATTGGCATCCTTGTCCTTACACAGCTCCACTGAGATGTGTATGAATTTTTATGGATCTCTAGACTCTAAGCCAGGAAAATTGGGGGAAGTGGGATATGAGTAGAGTATTTGGAGGTAATACACAGAAATAACTATGTACGTGTGATGAAGTTGAATCAGACAATCAGAGCATGGAGCAGAGGCTGATCAAGGAGTATCATACAGATTTAGAATTTAAGGCTCCAGTGAGTACCCAGGGAAGGAAAACAAGGGCCTGCTGTTGAGTCAATGACTAGGCTAGACCTCAGACATGGGGCACCATGGCCCCAGGACACACCTTCCACCAGAATTCAAGGGTGGGCACATTACTCAGAAAAGCCTTCAAAAGACCATACAGAAACCTGTACAGCACATGTGTCTGCCCTCCAGACCACAGCAGAACTACCAGGCCTCTCTCAGGATTAAGAGAAGCAATGACAGAAATCAAACTCTATGTAAGGTTCTCTAGAATCTACAGTGGCTCCAAGTAATTAGGAGAAGTCCTTAACTgccaaaggaaagaacagaatgaTTAAAAGCAACGCCATGCAGGCAAAGGGCTTGCCAGTCATTCGACCACCACTCACGGAGTCACTGCTCTATGCCGCATACCGTGCTAGACGTGGGACAGGTCAACAGAAGCCCTGCACTTCCCTGAAGAAGTGCTCCCAGTCTTGCAGGGCAGATGGATTTATGCAGAACTCACCACAGTGCAATATAATGGAGAAACAAAGTGTGCTTAACATTTAACGACAAACACTGAAGCCTTGGGATATTATTTTGTGATCTACATAAAGTTCTATCTCCTCGGGCAGAGGAAAGAGCCCTGCAAGCTGAACTGCAGCAGTTCAgcgaaataaatgtgtgttgtctGGGTACTAGGCTTTTGTTGCGAATGTGTGGGGCTGTCTCTGGGGGCCAAGGGCTGCACAGCTCTGGCCTGGCATCACTCAGAATACCTGATCACCGTGGACACCTGGCACGTGGATCACCCAGGTTTTTCAGGAATCTTGTCTAAAAGGAACAGCTTCACAATGAGACATCATGAAGTCGTAAGTTTCAACAGCCCTTCTCACCTCATGGAGGAACTGGCCACAGAACTTTCTCTGACCTACTCAACGGTCCCAA from Neomonachus schauinslandi chromosome 6, ASM220157v2, whole genome shotgun sequence includes:
- the LOC110573434 gene encoding olfactory receptor 10J1-like; protein product: MERENCTLITEFFLQGFSSFREHQLTLFAMFLVLYAFTLAGNVIIVTIIRTDRHLHTPMYFFLSMLSTSETVYTLVILPRMLSSLVGMNRSISWAGCATQMFFFVTFGITNCFLLTAMGYDRYVAICNPLRYSVIMNKRECVQLVWGACSIGLIVAMTQVTSVFRLPFCATKVAHFFCDIRPVMKLSCNDTTVNEILTVIISVLVLVVPMGLVFISYVLIISTILKIPSAQGRKKAFTTCASHLTVVIVYYGCASIAYLKPKSEDTRDQDQLISVTYTVITPLLNPVVYTLRNKEVKDALLQATGRKLS